One stretch of Chroococcidiopsis sp. CCMEE 29 DNA includes these proteins:
- a CDS encoding IS1182 family transposase, with product MSLKPTSTLAVPTMTAEVARAAFPQGNPYLCLRDELGLIFNDTDFADLFPTRGQPGLPPWRLALVTVLQFRENLSARQAADAVRARIDWKYLLGLELTDAGFDFSVLSEFRTRLVEAEASDRLLNPLLQVCQVQGLLQARGRQRTDATHVLTAVRALNRLELVAKTLRATLNVIATLEPVWLKGHVPDEWYKRYGRRIEYRRRPSSEAERQEKAQQIGEDGTLLLDWLAMPETPAALKELPEVDILKAVWQRHYQRHQTNDDNPDKENLCWRVNQELAKDQDTIKTPYDVEARYRNKNGLTWLGYNVHLSETCDAETPHLVTQVMTTPANVGDAKCTAAIQQALVDQAIPPAIHLADASYIAGDLLVKSQSQHKITLVGPVRDSARWQHHVEGAYALDQFTFDWDNQTAYCPQGQASTLWYPFDKDNGYAYIRVVFDKKDCSPCAERARCTRAKDTSRPRSLQLQPQPQQEAIHRMRTYLNSDEGKQLYNQRAGIEGTLAQGIRRCGLRQSRYVGLAKTHLQQVATAAAINLDRLVNWFEHRPRAKTRVSRFAALAA from the coding sequence ATGTCACTAAAGCCTACTTCCACCCTTGCAGTTCCTACCATGACTGCTGAAGTTGCTCGCGCCGCATTTCCTCAAGGTAATCCATACTTATGTCTACGCGACGAATTAGGACTGATCTTCAATGACACCGACTTTGCTGATCTATTTCCCACTCGTGGTCAACCTGGCTTGCCTCCATGGCGCTTAGCTTTAGTGACAGTGTTACAATTTCGCGAAAACTTGTCGGCTCGTCAAGCAGCTGATGCCGTGCGGGCTCGCATTGATTGGAAGTATTTGTTAGGTTTAGAACTCACGGATGCAGGTTTTGATTTTTCGGTACTGAGCGAGTTTCGGACGCGTTTGGTCGAAGCTGAAGCCAGTGACCGCTTATTGAACCCTCTGTTGCAGGTCTGCCAAGTCCAAGGGTTACTTCAGGCGCGCGGTCGGCAGCGCACAGATGCGACTCATGTATTAACGGCGGTTAGAGCACTCAATCGATTAGAGTTAGTGGCAAAGACACTGCGGGCGACGTTAAACGTCATCGCAACGCTTGAGCCAGTTTGGTTGAAAGGGCATGTACCGGATGAGTGGTACAAGCGCTATGGCCGTCGGATTGAGTATCGTCGCCGTCCCAGTAGCGAAGCTGAACGCCAGGAGAAAGCCCAACAGATTGGTGAAGATGGTACGCTGTTACTGGATTGGTTAGCGATGCCAGAAACACCAGCAGCGCTCAAGGAATTACCCGAAGTTGACATCCTCAAAGCTGTCTGGCAACGTCATTATCAGAGGCATCAGACCAATGATGACAACCCAGACAAGGAGAACCTGTGTTGGCGAGTGAATCAAGAACTTGCCAAAGATCAGGACACGATTAAAACACCTTATGATGTGGAGGCGCGTTACCGCAATAAAAACGGTCTGACCTGGCTCGGCTACAATGTCCATCTGAGCGAGACCTGTGACGCAGAAACTCCTCATCTGGTCACGCAGGTGATGACAACACCTGCCAATGTTGGTGATGCCAAATGCACCGCAGCAATTCAGCAGGCGCTCGTTGATCAAGCAATACCGCCAGCGATCCATCTGGCGGATGCGAGCTATATCGCTGGTGATTTGCTGGTGAAAAGTCAAAGCCAGCATAAGATTACTCTTGTTGGTCCTGTACGCGATAGTGCACGTTGGCAGCACCATGTCGAGGGGGCTTACGCATTGGACCAGTTCACATTTGACTGGGACAATCAAACAGCCTATTGCCCACAAGGGCAAGCCTCGACCCTCTGGTATCCATTTGACAAAGACAATGGTTATGCTTATATTCGTGTGGTGTTTGACAAGAAGGACTGTTCGCCCTGTGCAGAACGGGCACGGTGTACCCGTGCGAAAGACACCTCACGTCCTCGTTCGCTTCAACTGCAACCACAACCGCAACAAGAAGCGATCCATCGTATGCGGACCTATCTCAATAGTGACGAAGGCAAGCAGCTTTACAACCAACGTGCTGGGATTGAAGGCACACTTGCCCAAGGTATTCGCCGTTGCGGGTTACGACAAAGCCGCTATGTCGGTTTAGCCAAGACGCATCTCCAGCAGGTGGCTACAGCAGCGGCAATTAATCTTGACCGCCTCGTCAATTGGTTTGAGCACAGACCACGAGCCAAAACCCGCGTTTCTCGCTTTGCCGCGCTCGCCGCTTAA
- a CDS encoding ABC transporter ATP-binding protein, which yields MLIRLKSICKSYRLGSNTVEILKDIDLEIEPGEYVAIMGPSGSGKSTLMNIIGCLDRPTSGSYWLNEQNLAVMDRKQLARIRNRQIGFIFQQFNLLPRANAMNNVMLPALYAGMNEKKRSLRAVQLLERVGLKNQLQNKPSQLSGGQQQRVAIARALMNRPKILLADEPTGALDTHTGQEVLKLFEELHQSDLTLIIITHAPEVANRAHRLLQMRDGYLEDCATKI from the coding sequence ATGTTGATTCGCCTGAAAAGCATCTGTAAGTCTTATCGCCTTGGCTCCAACACGGTCGAGATTCTCAAAGATATTGACCTTGAAATTGAGCCGGGTGAGTATGTAGCCATCATGGGTCCCTCGGGTTCTGGTAAGTCTACGCTGATGAACATTATCGGCTGTCTAGACCGACCCACCTCTGGTTCCTACTGGCTCAATGAACAAAACTTGGCTGTGATGGACCGCAAACAGCTTGCCCGCATACGTAATCGTCAAATTGGCTTTATCTTTCAACAGTTCAACCTATTGCCCCGTGCCAACGCCATGAACAACGTCATGCTACCTGCTCTCTATGCTGGGATGAACGAAAAAAAACGCTCATTACGGGCTGTGCAATTACTTGAGCGTGTTGGTCTTAAAAACCAGCTCCAAAACAAGCCAAGCCAACTTTCCGGCGGTCAACAGCAGCGGGTAGCGATCGCCCGTGCCTTGATGAATCGTCCTAAAATTCTGCTGGCTGACGAACCAACTGGAGCACTCGATACTCATACGGGTCAGGAGGTTCTCAAACTTTTCGAGGAACTACACCAAAGCGATCTAACTCTCATCATCATCACTCACGCTCCAGAAGTGGCAAACCGCGCTCACCGCCTACTCCAAATGCGTGATGGTTACTTAGAGGATTGTGCTACCAAAATATAA
- a CDS encoding ABC transporter permease, protein MPWFESVRIAVQALWANRLRSMLTMLGLIIGVGATILVLALGVGTQKFLVDLFKNFGTNVVVIGEQRGQRTFQPLTLNDAQALSSQTSTIQRVAPFLDQRNVRVVWQSHNTSGRLFGITPELAQMLDFPIIRGRFFTQREVDVRARVVILGEDLSKELFMAENPLGKQVLINAQTVKAKNSNSKNSSSQNTANNFSSKQTLVGSSQSMTVIGVVRRVAFGYLSPLERGIMIPLPVAQELLIPSDTPFGRKVSRIFLEAKPDETIEQVTFEAVNLLKRRHQVVEQSNFFVGNAQEEIDIYNNIARGMTVFLGFVAAISLLVGGINIMNVMLVSVKERTREIGLLKALGALEEDILTQFIIEAIVISMVGGVLGIGLGIGLVNLIAAFSPLKPEITPLSVVLAVGVSGGVGVFFGVFPAQLAAKLDPITALRTE, encoded by the coding sequence ATGCCTTGGTTCGAGAGTGTGCGGATAGCAGTGCAGGCCCTGTGGGCGAATCGGTTACGCTCAATGTTAACTATGCTTGGTCTAATTATCGGTGTCGGTGCAACGATCTTAGTTTTAGCCCTGGGAGTCGGTACTCAGAAATTTCTCGTAGACTTGTTCAAGAATTTTGGCACCAATGTTGTTGTGATTGGAGAACAGCGAGGACAGCGTACTTTTCAGCCTTTAACCTTGAATGATGCACAAGCACTCTCTAGCCAAACCAGCACGATCCAAAGAGTTGCCCCTTTCCTCGACCAGCGAAATGTGCGGGTAGTTTGGCAGAGCCATAATACCAGCGGTCGTCTTTTCGGAATCACTCCTGAACTTGCCCAGATGCTTGATTTTCCAATTATCCGGGGACGCTTCTTCACTCAAAGGGAAGTGGACGTTCGCGCTAGAGTTGTCATCCTCGGCGAGGATTTGAGTAAAGAACTCTTTATGGCTGAAAACCCGCTCGGTAAGCAAGTGCTGATTAACGCCCAGACAGTAAAAGCAAAGAACTCCAACAGCAAAAACTCTAGTAGCCAGAACACAGCTAATAATTTCTCTAGCAAGCAAACACTTGTTGGCAGCAGCCAGAGCATGACAGTCATTGGTGTTGTTCGGCGAGTAGCGTTTGGCTATCTTTCTCCACTAGAACGAGGGATTATGATTCCCCTCCCCGTTGCCCAAGAATTGCTCATCCCTAGTGATACGCCCTTTGGTCGAAAGGTGTCACGCATCTTCCTAGAAGCCAAACCAGACGAAACCATCGAGCAAGTGACCTTCGAGGCAGTTAACCTACTCAAACGTCGTCACCAAGTTGTAGAGCAAAGTAACTTTTTTGTCGGCAATGCCCAAGAAGAGATCGACATCTATAACAACATTGCTAGAGGTATGACTGTATTCTTGGGTTTCGTTGCAGCTATCTCCTTATTAGTGGGTGGCATCAACATCATGAACGTCATGCTCGTTTCAGTAAAGGAGCGCACCCGTGAAATTGGACTTCTCAAGGCTCTGGGAGCCTTGGAAGAGGACATCCTCACCCAATTTATCATCGAGGCAATAGTTATCTCTATGGTGGGGGGAGTATTAGGAATTGGTCTGGGAATTGGTTTGGTTAACCTAATCGCTGCCTTTTCACCTCTTAAACCGGAGATAACTCCACTGTCTGTGGTGCTGGCGGTTGGGGTATCTGGTGGTGTTGGTGTTTTCTTCGGGGTCTTCCCGGCTCAGCTGGCAGCCAAACTCGATCCAATCACCGCATTACGCACGGAGTAA
- a CDS encoding ABC transporter permease — protein MMNWLENLKLAADALWVNRLRSLLTMLGLIIGISSVILVTALGVGAQRFVKEQFQDIGTNVIALFDEGPRIQGRQPLTLADAEAIRKGVATVQNVAPIAYGDAQVVWGSRHLPVQINGTPASLAEMIKINYIKGRYFTGAEISGRSRVVILGESLSKQLFNYEEPIGKTVILNNQPLIVVGVTRRGFFESWVDLDRGLMVPLPLAIESLIESDSPFGKRVAGILVKGKPDTTVDEMTFEVKNLMRLRHNVTDREDFIIGNIQEIIDIFNNVALGVAILLGMTAAISLLVSGIGITNVMLISVTERTREIGLRKALGASEEVILTQFVMEAVLLSSVGGLIGVLLGIIGAVAIGHFSPVKPEVTVWSMLLAVGVSVGAGIFFGVFPAQRAANLDPIIALRSD, from the coding sequence ATGATGAACTGGTTGGAAAACCTTAAACTAGCGGCTGATGCACTGTGGGTAAATCGATTGCGCTCGCTCCTGACGATGCTGGGTCTGATTATTGGGATTAGCTCCGTTATTCTCGTGACTGCCTTGGGAGTTGGTGCTCAGCGGTTTGTCAAAGAGCAATTTCAAGATATTGGCACCAATGTTATTGCCTTGTTTGATGAAGGACCGCGCATCCAAGGTCGGCAACCTCTGACGCTTGCGGATGCAGAAGCTATACGCAAAGGAGTGGCTACAGTCCAAAATGTTGCTCCTATCGCCTATGGAGATGCTCAAGTCGTCTGGGGTAGCCGTCATCTCCCGGTTCAGATTAATGGTACACCTGCTTCTTTGGCAGAGATGATCAAGATCAACTATATCAAAGGTCGCTATTTCACCGGTGCTGAAATTTCAGGGCGCTCGCGGGTGGTGATTCTAGGAGAAAGTCTAAGTAAACAGTTGTTTAACTATGAGGAGCCTATTGGTAAGACAGTTATTCTCAACAATCAGCCCCTAATTGTGGTTGGAGTTACACGCCGGGGCTTCTTCGAGAGTTGGGTAGACCTTGACCGAGGTTTAATGGTACCGTTGCCTCTAGCGATTGAGAGTCTGATTGAAAGTGACTCGCCTTTTGGCAAAAGAGTTGCTGGCATCCTAGTAAAAGGAAAGCCCGACACTACAGTTGACGAGATGACTTTCGAGGTAAAAAATCTCATGCGCTTGCGTCACAATGTCACCGATCGGGAAGACTTCATTATCGGTAATATCCAAGAAATCATCGATATATTTAATAATGTCGCTTTAGGTGTAGCGATTCTCCTGGGGATGACAGCAGCGATTTCCCTATTGGTGAGCGGCATTGGCATCACGAATGTCATGCTGATTTCTGTAACAGAGCGCACCCGTGAAATTGGATTGCGTAAAGCCCTAGGAGCTTCTGAAGAAGTCATCCTCACTCAGTTTGTGATGGAGGCTGTTTTGCTTTCCTCAGTAGGGGGACTTATAGGGGTGTTGCTGGGAATTATCGGTGCAGTTGCTATTGGACACTTCTCACCTGTCAAGCCAGAGGTAACAGTTTGGTCGATGCTGCTAGCAGTGGGCGTCTCAGTAGGAGCTGGGATATTTTTTGGTGTCTTCCCAGCTCAAAGAGCAGCGAATCTCGATCCGATTATTGCCTTACGTTCAGATTGA
- a CDS encoding efflux RND transporter periplasmic adaptor subunit, whose protein sequence is MKNFYQLSALWRWLLVGLATVGIGVLTYLLFPRSDPAKEFEKFTATVEQLDADIQITSAGQVAPNRKVNVGPKEAGLLTNLYVEQGQAVRQGQVLARMDTSRSVHEVAEAKATVDLAHARYLEARNGPRSQDIAQAEANRRSAWASLTIAQNNYDRFKRLHDDKVINDVDFNSRRLELERAREAFKESEEKLSLLKAGSRYEQVLAAKAELERSEASLADARTRLSDLTIHAPFTGIVSQRYAQAGSFVSPTTDTQGDSANSSSILLLIDRLEVLATVAESDIARIQVGQPVSITTSAFPGQTFKGKVRLVAPEAVQENEITQFQVRVLLDDRAARTLKSRMNVTVNFIAGRLNDALVVPTTAIISKDGKTGVLVPAPNKGPTFQEVTPGQSLGDKTQIVSGLRSGEKIFSKLPPNLKIEDVLGESNAFR, encoded by the coding sequence ATGAAAAACTTTTATCAGCTTTCAGCACTCTGGCGCTGGTTACTAGTCGGCCTTGCAACGGTGGGAATTGGTGTTCTAACGTATCTGCTGTTTCCTCGTTCAGATCCTGCTAAGGAGTTCGAGAAATTCACAGCAACAGTTGAACAGCTCGATGCAGATATCCAAATTACTTCGGCCGGGCAAGTGGCTCCAAACCGTAAGGTCAATGTAGGTCCTAAAGAGGCTGGATTGCTGACAAACCTCTATGTAGAGCAAGGACAAGCCGTGCGTCAAGGGCAGGTTTTGGCTCGCATGGATACCAGTCGCAGTGTTCATGAAGTTGCTGAGGCCAAAGCTACAGTGGACTTAGCCCATGCTCGATACTTAGAGGCGCGCAATGGTCCCCGCAGCCAGGACATTGCCCAAGCTGAGGCAAATAGACGCTCAGCTTGGGCAAGTCTCACCATTGCCCAGAATAACTACGACCGTTTCAAGCGGCTTCATGATGACAAGGTTATTAATGATGTCGATTTCAATTCCCGGCGTTTGGAACTGGAGCGGGCACGAGAAGCTTTCAAGGAAAGTGAAGAAAAATTAAGTCTTCTTAAGGCTGGTAGTCGCTACGAGCAAGTCCTGGCAGCGAAGGCAGAACTAGAACGCAGCGAAGCCTCACTCGCTGACGCCCGTACCCGCTTGAGCGACCTGACGATCCACGCTCCCTTCACCGGCATCGTTTCCCAACGCTACGCCCAAGCAGGTAGCTTTGTCTCTCCGACTACTGACACCCAAGGTGATTCAGCAAACTCCAGTTCTATCCTGTTGCTGATCGATCGCTTAGAAGTACTAGCCACCGTTGCTGAATCAGATATTGCCCGGATTCAAGTCGGTCAGCCCGTTAGTATTACTACCTCTGCTTTTCCCGGTCAAACTTTCAAAGGAAAAGTACGCCTAGTAGCCCCAGAAGCAGTCCAGGAAAATGAGATCACCCAGTTTCAGGTGCGGGTTCTTTTAGATGATCGAGCGGCAAGAACCCTTAAATCTCGGATGAATGTAACGGTGAACTTCATTGCTGGACGGCTGAATGATGCACTGGTAGTACCGACCACTGCAATCATTAGCAAGGATGGCAAGACAGGCGTTCTAGTCCCCGCTCCGAACAAAGGACCAACCTTTCAGGAAGTGACTCCGGGACAGAGCTTAGGAGACAAGACACAAATTGTCTCTGGCTTGCGCTCCGGTGAGAAGATCTTTAGCAAATTGCCCCCAAACCTCAAAATTGAAGACGTTCTTGGTGAAAGTAATGCTTTCCGATAA
- a CDS encoding isocitrate lyase/phosphoenolpyruvate mutase family protein, whose amino-acid sequence MALILGKPDAIESLKHLLTGDRTIHNGDSHRFEERYLHVPCVIASNDIAMIAADAGLPLNVLAWPGLASAVELKRLGVRRLSAGSGLAQALYGIAISLAVDFLKNGDSEAIAASGIPYTEINELCSNEAMTKQMKLPDRVYHLAEAANLPLIQRNGLLSASKLLDLAGLTGADRDRLERSQRWAHTRLPNGVQIRDQRPMPPKALESCLVGLDPAEWYAAINSRVFFWLDLDRLNRQRAACEPRPQVVLAVDTAKLVAAYCEQIALAPINTGNARRRPARRGMVTFVPYPVWVESGWASEAAGRGFPERKRSHCPVELTVADSVPDMMRFVIGVCELAPGQPFAPLGT is encoded by the coding sequence GTGGCGCTGATCCTGGGCAAACCTGATGCTATCGAATCACTAAAGCACCTACTTACTGGTGACAGGACAATTCATAACGGTGACTCCCACCGCTTTGAAGAGCGCTACCTGCACGTGCCGTGTGTGATAGCCTCCAATGACATCGCAATGATAGCGGCAGACGCTGGGTTACCGCTCAATGTTCTTGCCTGGCCGGGGTTAGCTAGCGCTGTCGAACTGAAACGATTAGGGGTACGTCGGCTGAGCGCTGGCTCCGGGCTTGCCCAGGCACTCTACGGGATAGCAATATCGCTCGCTGTAGATTTCTTGAAAAATGGCGATTCGGAAGCCATTGCGGCAAGTGGGATTCCATACACCGAAATTAACGAACTATGTTCTAATGAAGCAATGACAAAGCAGATGAAACTCCCCGATCGCGTCTACCACTTGGCAGAAGCAGCGAATTTGCCGTTAATCCAACGTAACGGACTGCTCTCTGCCAGCAAGCTCCTGGATCTCGCTGGGCTTACTGGAGCCGATCGCGATCGCTTGGAGCGATCGCAGCGGTGGGCGCATACCAGACTCCCTAACGGGGTGCAAATCCGCGATCAGCGACCGATGCCACCAAAAGCGCTAGAATCTTGCCTGGTTGGACTGGACCCAGCTGAGTGGTATGCCGCGATCAACTCCCGCGTGTTTTTCTGGCTCGACCTGGATCGGCTCAATCGACAGCGAGCCGCTTGTGAACCGCGACCGCAAGTGGTGCTAGCGGTCGATACCGCTAAGTTAGTGGCTGCTTACTGCGAGCAAATAGCTCTCGCTCCGATCAACACTGGCAATGCCCGTCGCCGACCAGCCCGCCGTGGGATGGTCACATTCGTTCCGTATCCGGTGTGGGTCGAGTCGGGGTGGGCAAGCGAGGCGGCGGGGCGGGGCTTCCCTGAGCGAAAGCGATCGCACTGCCCGGTTGAACTGACGGTGGCTGATTCAGTCCCTGACATGATGCGGTTCGTGATCGGTGTGTGTGAGCTGGCACCAGGCCAACCGTTCGCGCCGTTAGGCACCTAA
- a CDS encoding IS1 family transposase (programmed frameshift) translates to MPNRACLVCGSKHLIKNGSVHNGKPKHQCKNCGYQFVANPTKTTVLSETKQLIDRLLLERISLRGIARVTQVSWSCLQDYVNQRLAHTPHQIGISVKSPARLTIECDEVLSFVNTKKNDVYIWIAIDRDSRKSVGFFVGDRTRKSARQLWASLPTIYRQCAVAYTDFWQAYKTVIPHEYHRSVGKQTGQTNHIERLNNTFRQRVSRLVRESLSFSKKLNNHIGTIWYFIHGYNAELAIS, encoded by the exons ATTCCAAACCGAGCCTGTCTTGTCTGTGGTTCTAAACATCTGATTAAAAACGGCTCAGTTCATAATGGTAAGCCCAAACATCAATGTAAAAATTGTGGTTACCAATTCGTTGCTAATCCTACTAAAACTACCGTTTTATCAGAAACAAAACAGTTAATTGATAGACTCTTACTGGAGAGAATATCGTTGCGAGGAATTGCCAGAGTAACTCAGGTAAGCTGGTCGTGTTTGCAAGATTATGTCAATCAAAGACTAGCTCATACCCCTCATCAGATAGGGATTTCAGTAAAATCACCAGCGAGGTTGACCATCGAATGTGACGAGGTGTTGTCATTTGTTAACACTAAGAAAAACGACGTTTACATCTGGATAGCAATTGACCGCGATTCCCGAAAAAGTGTA GGTTTTTTTGTGGGAGATAGAACTCGAAAATCAGCTCGTCAACTGTGGGCTTCTTTACCAACTATTTATCGGCAATGTGCTGTTGCTTATACAGATTTTTGGCAAGCTTACAAAACAGTTATTCCCCATGAATATCACCGCTCTGTTGGCAAACAAACGGGTCAAACTAATCATATTGAACGGTTAAATAATACCTTCAGACAACGGGTTTCTCGACTGGTAAGAGAAAGTCTATCATTTTCCAAAAAGCTCAACAATCACATTGGGACGATTTGGTACTTCATTCATGGCTACAATGCAGAATTGGCAATAAGTTGA
- a CDS encoding NF041680 family putative transposase: MDVLAQLKAFRQDAYERLGKAHDATFELTDAVMLTRNAYCLADFSLCPVFRRKWSSIYEALQDCRPQRQKLMQLYIKQMPDVEQIILAGDHTAWSRPEAVTLQERTSEHYTVGGGENRPITKGQGYSTIAWIPEAQGSWALPLRHERITSWESPIDKAVWQLSQVCQHLPQRPISLWDSEYGCAPFVLRTAQIAADKLMRLRSNLTLYGAPLPYCGKGRPRLHGDKFKLNDSSTWSVPVESLEVDEPQLGRVQISLWQNLHFRKAAGHPMSLLRVERLGKRPGKAVKPMWLTWIGQQMPTLAEVWRLYLRRFAVDHWYRFLKQRLHWTLPKLSTPKQCERWSDLMPLITWELWLARDIVTDRPLPWQNRSTKLTPGRVAQAMAGVIAVIGTPALPPKPRGKSPGWITGQPRLSKPRYPVVKKSVSRRKQSLPESA, from the coding sequence ATGGATGTTCTTGCGCAATTGAAGGCATTTCGTCAAGATGCATACGAACGATTGGGTAAAGCACATGATGCAACATTTGAGTTGACAGATGCGGTAATGCTGACGCGCAACGCTTATTGTTTGGCAGACTTTTCGTTGTGTCCAGTATTTCGCCGCAAGTGGTCTAGCATCTACGAGGCATTGCAAGATTGCCGACCACAACGGCAGAAGTTGATGCAATTATACATCAAGCAAATGCCTGATGTGGAGCAGATTATCCTGGCAGGAGACCACACAGCGTGGTCTAGACCAGAAGCAGTAACACTCCAGGAGCGAACGAGCGAACATTACACAGTAGGAGGAGGTGAAAATCGTCCAATTACAAAGGGGCAAGGTTACAGCACGATTGCATGGATACCAGAAGCTCAAGGCAGTTGGGCACTGCCATTACGACATGAGCGGATCACCAGTTGGGAATCCCCGATTGACAAGGCAGTATGGCAACTCTCACAAGTATGTCAACATTTACCACAACGACCAATTTCTCTATGGGATAGTGAATATGGTTGCGCTCCTTTTGTTTTAAGGACTGCCCAGATTGCAGCAGATAAGTTGATGCGTCTGCGCTCAAACCTGACTTTGTATGGCGCACCGCTGCCCTACTGTGGCAAAGGCAGACCGCGACTTCATGGTGACAAGTTTAAACTAAATGACTCTTCTACTTGGTCTGTGCCAGTAGAAAGCTTAGAGGTTGACGAGCCTCAACTGGGACGAGTACAAATTTCCCTATGGCAGAATTTGCATTTCCGTAAAGCTGCAGGACATCCCATGTCGTTACTCAGAGTAGAGCGCTTGGGCAAACGCCCAGGAAAAGCCGTAAAACCAATGTGGTTGACTTGGATTGGTCAGCAGATGCCAACCTTGGCTGAAGTTTGGCGGTTATATCTGCGCCGCTTTGCTGTCGATCATTGGTATAGATTTTTGAAACAACGTCTACACTGGACACTGCCCAAGCTCAGTACACCAAAGCAATGTGAGCGCTGGAGTGATTTGATGCCGCTGATCACTTGGGAATTGTGGCTAGCACGTGATATCGTTACCGATCGACCCCTACCTTGGCAGAATCGCAGCACGAAATTAACCCCAGGAAGAGTTGCCCAAGCTATGGCTGGAGTAATAGCGGTGATTGGTACTCCAGCACTGCCACCAAAACCACGCGGAAAGTCCCCTGGCTGGATAACAGGGCAACCTCGTTTGAGTAAACCTCGTTATCCTGTCGTCAAAAAAAGTGTGAGTAGGCGAAAGCAATCCTTGCCTGAGTCTGCTTAA
- a CDS encoding ATP-binding protein: MDLSAPLDLFGRQAQFQRITQVLARDGDLLIAGVSGSGRRTLVRRAAQEVGARILEVDCIRVTHGQRFVQLLCESIDQTFQSPADRAVIQQWIKGDAAELFVLQDLGSGRQRLKPLQPASQKHLWRAFETLLNLPQVLAQSLGRRVVLILQSFPHIRSWDRNGAWETFLRREIKRQTQVSYVLVATIAETSTHPEETSNSLEIVQLFPLADDIVAAWVQEVLRVQGLTFDPRSQALELFLDAVQGHLGDASALVRRLQTVRSPDKLIRNCQVQQAVQELLADLSMVFESLLMLLPASQVQLLECLALDPTDKPQSREYIHKHCLARGGSLQGALTGLQHKGLIYEPEQGYRLALPLLALWIRQRLS, encoded by the coding sequence ATGGATTTGTCAGCGCCGTTAGATTTGTTCGGGCGACAGGCTCAATTCCAACGCATTACGCAGGTTTTAGCACGGGATGGTGATTTACTAATTGCTGGAGTTTCAGGAAGTGGACGGCGAACTCTAGTACGGCGGGCAGCTCAGGAAGTTGGAGCGCGAATCCTAGAGGTTGACTGTATCCGAGTTACACATGGCCAGCGATTTGTGCAACTGCTGTGCGAGAGCATAGACCAGACCTTTCAAAGCCCGGCAGATCGGGCAGTGATTCAACAGTGGATTAAAGGCGACGCAGCAGAGTTATTTGTACTGCAAGACTTAGGAAGTGGTAGGCAGCGGCTAAAACCGTTACAGCCAGCAAGCCAGAAGCACCTTTGGCGAGCGTTTGAGACGTTACTCAATCTGCCACAAGTTTTAGCCCAGTCCTTAGGCAGGCGGGTGGTGCTAATTTTGCAGAGCTTTCCCCACATCCGTTCCTGGGATCGCAATGGGGCTTGGGAAACATTTTTACGGCGAGAGATCAAGCGTCAGACTCAAGTCAGTTATGTCCTAGTGGCAACAATTGCCGAGACGAGTACTCATCCAGAAGAGACCAGCAATAGTCTGGAAATCGTGCAACTTTTTCCCTTGGCAGATGATATTGTAGCTGCCTGGGTTCAAGAGGTTCTGCGTGTACAAGGGCTGACTTTTGATCCACGCTCGCAGGCGCTGGAACTCTTTTTAGATGCAGTGCAGGGACATTTGGGCGATGCTTCGGCACTGGTTCGACGCCTACAAACTGTGCGCTCGCCTGACAAGCTAATTCGCAATTGTCAGGTACAGCAGGCGGTTCAAGAGCTGCTAGCAGACCTATCAATGGTGTTTGAGTCATTGCTCATGTTGCTTCCAGCCAGTCAGGTACAACTTTTAGAGTGTCTAGCTTTAGACCCTACCGACAAACCCCAAAGCCGAGAGTATATTCACAAGCATTGCCTTGCTAGAGGGGGCAGTCTCCAGGGAGCACTCACGGGATTACAGCACAAAGGCTTGATTTACGAACCTGAGCAGGGCTACCGGCTGGCTTTGCCGTTACTGGCTTTGTGGATTCGCCAGCGTCTGAGTTGA